A genomic stretch from Engraulis encrasicolus isolate BLACKSEA-1 chromosome 10, IST_EnEncr_1.0, whole genome shotgun sequence includes:
- the sdf4 gene encoding 45 kDa calcium-binding protein, whose protein sequence is MSDIQTSRCGLWTGLCCTLLCVLLVLDVHARPANMSALKDKLPNSKEENEILPPDHLNGVKMEMDGHLNREFNKEVFLGKEIEEFEEDSEPRRNRKKLIDIFQKVDRNRDNSVSASEMQRWIMEKTEEHFQEAVRENKLSFRAVDPDGDGHVTWDEYRVKFLASKGFNEKEVAEKVKNNEELKVDEETQEVLESLKDRWFQADNPPADQLLNEEEFLSFLHPEHSRGMLKYMVKEIVRDLDQDGDKRLTLSEFISLPMGTVENQQAQDIDDDWVRERKKEFQEVIDINRDGIVTMEELEEYMDPMNEYNALNEAKQMIAVADENKNNNLEMEEILKYSEYFTGSKLMDYARNVHEEF, encoded by the exons ATGAGTGATATCCAGACGTCTCGCTgtggcctgtggacaggcctctGCTGCACGCTGCTCTGCGTGCTGCTGGTCCTCGACGTCCACGCCCGTCCGGCCAACATGTCGGCCCTCAAGGACAAACTGCCCAACAGCAAGGAGGAGAACGAGATCCTGCCGCCCGACCACCTGAACGGGGTGAAGATGGAGATGGACGGCCACCTCAACAGGGAGTTCAACAAGGAGGTGTTCCTGGGCAAGGAGATCGAGGAGTTCGAGGAGGACTCTGAGCCGCGCAGGAACCGCAAGAAGCTCATCGACATCTTCCAAAA AGTGGACCGTAACCGTGACAACAGTGTGAGTGCTAGCGAGATGCAGCGGTGGATCATGGAGAAGACGGAGGAGCACTTCCAGGAGGCCGTCCGGGAGAACAAGCTGAGCTTCAGGGCCGTGGACCCCGATGGAGACG GTCATGTGACGTGGGATGAGTACCGCGTCAAATTCCTGGCCAGCAAAGGATTCAACGAGAAAGAAGTGGcagaaaaagtgaaaaataaCGAAGAGCTGAAAGTAGATGAAGAAA CCCAGGAGGTTCTGGAGAGTCTTAAGGACCGCTGGTTCCAGGCGGATAACCCCCCTGCAGACCAGCTCCTGAACGAGGAGGAGTTCCTGTCCTTCCTGCACCCGGAGCACAGCAGGGGCATGCTCAAGTACATGGTCAAGGAGATCGTCAGGGACCTCG ATCAGGATGGCGACAAGAGGCTGACCCTGTCAGAGTTCATCTCTCTCCCGATGGGCACGGTGGAGAACCAGCAGGCCCAGGACATCGACGATGATTGGGTCCGCGAGAGGAAGAAGGAGTTCCAGGAAGTGATCGACATCAACCGCGACGGCATTGTTACCATGGAGGAGCTGGAG GAGTACATGGATCCCATGAACGAGTACAACGCCCTAAACGAGGCCAAGCAGATGATCGCCGTGGCCGAcgagaacaagaacaacaacCTGGAGATGGAGGAGATCCTGAAATACAGCGAGTACTTCACCGGCAGCAAGCTCATGGACTACGCACGCAACGTCCACGAGGAGTTCTAG